In the Telopea speciosissima isolate NSW1024214 ecotype Mountain lineage chromosome 2, Tspe_v1, whole genome shotgun sequence genome, one interval contains:
- the LOC122650211 gene encoding 60S ribosomal protein L36-3-like: protein MAPSVQPKSGLFVGLNKGHIVTKRELAPRPSNRKGKTSKRVHFVRNIIREVAGFAPYEKRITELLKVGKDKRALKVAKRKLGTHKRAKKKREEMSNVLRKMRSAGVHEKKK, encoded by the exons ATGGCTCCTTCTGTACAGCCTAAAAGTGGGCTGTTTGTTGGATTGAACAAAGGGCATATCGTTACGAAACGGGAGTTGGCTCCTCGCCCTTCTAACAGAAAAGGG AAAACTAGCAAGAGGGTGCATTTCGTCAGGAATATCATCAGGGAAGTTGCTGGTTTTGCTCCCTATGAGAAGAGGATCACTGAGCTTCTGAAGGTTGGGAAGGACAAGCGTGCACTCAAGGTTGCCAAGAGAAAGTTGGGTACCCATAAGAGGGCAAAGAAGAAGCGTGAGGAGATGTCTAATGTTCTTCGCAAGATGAG GTCTGCTGGAGTGcacgagaagaagaaatga